Sequence from the Rhodococcus jostii RHA1 genome:
GATTCCGGAGGTCGTGGAATACCGTTACGGAAGGGATCTGGCCCTCAAGCCCGGCAGCGGCGATTACGCAATCTCCGCGACCTTCGAAGACGTTCCCGACTTTCGCACATACCTGGCACATCCCGATCATGTGCGCCTCGTCCAGGAATTCATCTCGGTGATGGCCGAATCGTATTCGTCCGTTCAGATCGAATTCGCCTCGCGATAGACGCGACCGGACCGTCGTTCGTCGAACGACGGTCCGGTCGACAGTATCGCTCGTTTCCGAAAGTTGTGATCCAGTGGTGAGTGTCGAACACACCGGGCAGACCCCGTCACGTGGTGCCCTGAGCCGTCCCGTCTCGGTACGTGACGACGCGGCTGCGTGGGTGGAGGCGTGGCCGGATGCCCGAATACTTCGCGTGAACGGTCGCGGTCAGGTCCGGCTTGTCGACAGACAACTGATGCTGGAACCGGCCGCCGACCTCTACTCCGAGCCTCCCGCGCGCGCCGTGCTGCTCGGCGTCTGTGGCACGGTTCACGAGTGGGCGGTGCGGGACGAGTTCCTCGCTGACAATTCCTCTGCGGGAACCGAGGTCGAGCTCGGTGACCTGCGCTCACACGGAGCACTCCTCGATGCTGCTGACGCCGACCGGTATGTCACAGCGTTGGCATTGCTGACGTGGCAGGACGACGCCCATTTCTGCGCGAGGGATGGGGCGCCGACAACGATCACCTCGGGTGGTTGGATGCGCGTGTGCACGACGTGCGGCCGGGAGGAATATCCGCGTACCGATCCGGCGATCATTTGTCTGGTGCACGACGGGGCGGACCGAGTACTGCTGGCGCGTCAGGCGAACTGGCCGGCACGGAACTTCTCGACGCTGGCGGGCTTCGTCGAGGCGGGTGAGTCTCTGGAAAGCTGTGTGGCGCGGGAAGTTGCGGAGGAGGTTGGTCTCGTCGTCTCCGACGTGGTCTACGTCGGAAGTCAGCCCTGGCCCTTCCCACGCTCCCTCATGCTCGGATTCCATGCCACGGCCGATCCTCGAGACGAGCTCGTCTTCATGGATGGCGAGATCGGCGAAGCTCTCTGGTGCACCCGCGCGGAGGTACGGGAGGCTCTGGCTGCAGGGGATTGGACGAGCTCGGCGGATGCGCACGTGTTGTTGCCCGGCGCAGTCTCGATTGCGAGGCGCATGCTCGAGGCCTGGGCGCGAGCCCGTGATTGACGCTCTGTCTCGATCGGCACGGTCCCGTCATCGACTGGCACTACTGCGGAAGGAACCGGCTTCCGTCGATTCCCAGGGCGCGCATCTTGCGGTAGAGGGTGGAGCGAGCTACCCCCAGGCGTTGCGCAGCCAGTAGTTTGTTGCCGTCGGTCTCGACGAGTGCCCTGAGCAACGCGTCACGCTCCGCCAATTCGAGTGAGGTCGAGGCATTTCGGCGGCGTAGATCACCGTCGCGGTATCCGTCGGGCAGATGCTGCACTCCGATGTCGGAGCCCATCGACCGCAGGAGCGAGGACGCCAGAACCGATTCGAGCTCTCTGACGTTTCCCGGCCAGTCCCGCGCGACCAGCAGTTGCAGAGCAGTGGGTTGCAGTCGCAGGCCGTTGCGGTCCGGGGAGTGCTTACGTAGTAAGGCGACACTGATGTCGGCGATATCTTCGGACCGAAGTCGCAGTGGATCGATCTCGATGCGGCGCATGAAGTGATCGCACAGTCGTCCGGCGGGGCCTTGACGGACCCCCTCGCCGGCGGTGGCAATGATGTGAGCGCGATTGTCGACGGCCTCGCTGAGGATCGCGCAGACGTTGGAGACCAGTTGTTCCGGCAGGAGATCGAGATGCCGGATGATGAGGGCTCCGGCGACCTTGTTCCAATTGACCAGTCCGGCAATCCACGCGTCGGGGTCGACGGAGGCGGTACCAGCGTCGAACACGGTGAAATGGCCGTCGGCATCCTGCATCCGGTGGAGGGCGCTCGCGGCAAAGAACTTGCCGGCGCCGGGTTCTCCGGTGACGAGCACAGGTGCGTCGATCGCGGCGAGTCGCTCGAGTTCGGTCTGCAGTCGCTTCGTCGACAAACTGCGGCCGGGAATCTTGACAGTCTCCGTGCGCCTTTCGACCGGGGAGGCCGACACCAATTGACGGGCGGGCGACTTCTTCGTATCGCGGGGATGTGGCCTCATCTCGATGACGATGCCCGCCGGCGTTCGGGAGTCTCCGACTCTACGTGCAGTTGCGGAAACCGCGACGTTGTCGG
This genomic interval carries:
- a CDS encoding sigma-54-dependent Fis family transcriptional regulator; protein product: MDRDSRLRRAADPVIDNLVLHLQDAPATILLADSAAQIVDRRAGDAGLRARLDRAYVAPGFRYAEEDTGTNGIGTALEERRPFQVSGGEHFREALQSLACVGVPIIHPITRTVEGILDITSNLSDSNALMGALAQSAVREIQSRLYAESSDREQLLLKSFLQASRRGSSAVVSLNQDVIMTTPMAAQIVDTSDQALLWDWACRMLAGRDEFIGEVRLADNVAVSATARRVGDSRTPAGIVIEMRPHPRDTKKSPARQLVSASPVERRTETVKIPGRSLSTKRLQTELERLAAIDAPVLVTGEPGAGKFFAASALHRMQDADGHFTVFDAGTASVDPDAWIAGLVNWNKVAGALIIRHLDLLPEQLVSNVCAILSEAVDNRAHIIATAGEGVRQGPAGRLCDHFMRRIEIDPLRLRSEDIADISVALLRKHSPDRNGLRLQPTALQLLVARDWPGNVRELESVLASSLLRSMGSDIGVQHLPDGYRDGDLRRRNASTSLELAERDALLRALVETDGNKLLAAQRLGVARSTLYRKMRALGIDGSRFLPQ
- the nudC gene encoding NAD(+) diphosphatase — encoded protein: MVSVEHTGQTPSRGALSRPVSVRDDAAAWVEAWPDARILRVNGRGQVRLVDRQLMLEPAADLYSEPPARAVLLGVCGTVHEWAVRDEFLADNSSAGTEVELGDLRSHGALLDAADADRYVTALALLTWQDDAHFCARDGAPTTITSGGWMRVCTTCGREEYPRTDPAIICLVHDGADRVLLARQANWPARNFSTLAGFVEAGESLESCVAREVAEEVGLVVSDVVYVGSQPWPFPRSLMLGFHATADPRDELVFMDGEIGEALWCTRAEVREALAAGDWTSSADAHVLLPGAVSIARRMLEAWARARD
- a CDS encoding Dabb family protein; the protein is MLNHVVTFKWKQDISDEHIESFHEALSAVSEKIPEVVEYRYGRDLALKPGSGDYAISATFEDVPDFRTYLAHPDHVRLVQEFISVMAESYSSVQIEFASR